A DNA window from Haloactinospora alba contains the following coding sequences:
- a CDS encoding DUF6315 family protein, which yields MKQDLTALCCECGASRQVSSYRGIGEAQSAYGLARCVVWRMCAACGYRTYHAYLRNDEDRDELEDALRLDEELATEALDEEVEQLRLCGVDIGHAPVPAIWDGQSVGMVTQRLTDHSYAIVLDPHSSVAARLKLVDMLWNELTIGDHEDRWYIQPSDDETPGYAVRLFGYRLRR from the coding sequence ATGAAGCAGGATCTCACAGCTCTGTGCTGCGAATGCGGGGCCAGCCGCCAGGTCAGTTCCTACCGCGGTATCGGGGAGGCCCAGTCCGCCTACGGACTCGCCCGGTGCGTCGTTTGGCGGATGTGCGCCGCCTGCGGGTACCGCACCTACCACGCCTACCTGCGCAACGACGAGGACCGGGACGAGCTGGAGGACGCGCTCCGACTCGACGAGGAGCTCGCCACGGAAGCCCTCGACGAGGAGGTCGAACAGCTCCGGCTGTGCGGCGTCGACATCGGCCACGCCCCCGTTCCCGCGATCTGGGACGGGCAGTCGGTGGGAATGGTCACCCAGCGGTTGACCGACCACTCCTACGCCATCGTGCTCGATCCGCACTCCTCCGTGGCGGCACGGCTCAAACTCGTCGACATGCTGTGGAACGAGCTCACCATCGGTGACCATGAGGACCGCTGGTACATACAACCCTCCGACGACGAGACACCGGGCTATGCCGTACGGCTCTTCGGCTACCGGCTGCGTCGTTGA
- a CDS encoding ATP-dependent DNA helicase — protein sequence MAELPDVDTMLDTAVRAVGGTRRDGQVAMADAVDTAISEEEHLVVQAGTGTGKSLAYLVPAIRFAMAQETTVVVSTATIALQRQLVERDLPRVAAALTPLLDREPTFAILKGRGNYLCRSRLQTAGEADPDGAELFDAQQLSSLGRQVKRLREWAEETVTGDRDEIVPGVSDLAWRQVSVSSAECVGANTCPFGQECFAEQARADASGADIVVTNHAILAIAAMQGYQLLPDHQVLMIDEAHELVDRVTSVATGVLGERAVNAAAKRAARLCDAEAVERLTEAGEGLALMFGEVDAGRLDHITEGLAGAVSRVRDTAHGCITDIGPASEYEADTAQERRLALSALEEVHDAAARILSSVEPPLPERTDVVWLDKGPKRAPALHVAPLRVGGLLREKLFDERTTVLTSATLALGGSFAPLAAQWGLDQEGRQEAAPASGEGEGDTGGSGEDTGGSGGHRWRGLDVGSPFDHARSGILYVAKHLPQPGRDGLDPGYVTEIAELIEAAGGRTLGLFSSTRGANQAAEELRERLSVPVLCQGEDSTGQLVEKFAEDEQSCLFGTLSLWQGVDVPGPSLQLVIVDRIPFPRPDDPLASARQRAVAASGGNGFMAVAATHAALLLAQGTGRLLRSAEDRGVVAVLDPRLATARYSGFLRSSLPPYWATTDPEVPRGALRRLAERTAVG from the coding sequence GTGGCTGAACTTCCCGACGTCGACACGATGCTGGACACCGCCGTGCGCGCTGTGGGCGGAACGCGCCGAGACGGCCAGGTGGCCATGGCGGACGCGGTGGACACCGCGATCTCGGAAGAGGAGCACCTCGTGGTGCAGGCGGGGACCGGAACGGGGAAATCCCTGGCCTACCTGGTTCCCGCGATCCGTTTCGCGATGGCGCAGGAGACCACCGTGGTGGTCTCGACCGCTACCATCGCGCTGCAGCGCCAACTCGTCGAACGCGACCTGCCCAGGGTCGCCGCGGCGTTGACGCCGTTGCTGGACCGCGAACCCACGTTCGCCATCCTCAAGGGCCGCGGGAACTACCTGTGCCGCAGCCGGCTGCAGACGGCCGGTGAGGCTGACCCCGACGGTGCGGAACTGTTCGACGCGCAACAGCTCTCCTCCCTGGGGCGGCAGGTCAAGCGGCTGCGCGAGTGGGCGGAGGAGACCGTCACCGGTGACCGGGACGAGATCGTGCCGGGCGTCAGCGACCTGGCGTGGCGACAGGTGTCCGTCTCCTCGGCCGAGTGCGTGGGCGCGAACACGTGCCCGTTCGGCCAGGAGTGCTTCGCCGAACAAGCGCGCGCTGACGCCTCCGGCGCCGACATCGTCGTCACCAACCACGCGATACTCGCCATCGCTGCGATGCAGGGATACCAGCTCCTGCCCGACCACCAGGTCCTGATGATCGACGAGGCGCACGAGCTGGTGGACCGGGTGACCTCGGTGGCCACGGGGGTATTGGGGGAACGCGCGGTGAACGCCGCCGCCAAACGGGCAGCGCGGTTGTGCGACGCCGAAGCCGTGGAGCGGCTCACCGAGGCCGGCGAGGGGCTGGCACTGATGTTCGGCGAGGTCGACGCGGGAAGGCTCGACCATATCACCGAGGGGCTCGCCGGGGCGGTGAGCCGCGTCCGGGACACCGCGCACGGCTGCATCACCGACATCGGCCCGGCGAGCGAGTACGAGGCGGACACCGCCCAGGAGCGCAGACTCGCCCTGTCGGCGCTCGAGGAGGTGCACGACGCCGCCGCGCGGATCCTCTCCTCCGTGGAGCCGCCGCTGCCGGAGCGCACCGACGTCGTGTGGCTCGACAAGGGGCCGAAGCGCGCCCCGGCCCTGCACGTGGCGCCGTTGCGCGTGGGTGGACTACTGCGGGAGAAACTGTTCGACGAACGCACCACCGTACTGACCTCGGCCACGCTGGCCCTCGGCGGGTCGTTCGCTCCGTTGGCGGCACAGTGGGGGCTCGACCAGGAGGGGCGGCAGGAAGCCGCCCCGGCGAGCGGCGAGGGTGAGGGCGATACCGGTGGTTCCGGTGAGGACACGGGCGGCTCCGGCGGGCACCGTTGGCGAGGGCTGGACGTCGGCTCGCCGTTCGACCACGCCCGCAGCGGGATCCTCTACGTGGCCAAACACCTGCCGCAACCCGGACGGGACGGACTCGACCCGGGATACGTGACCGAGATCGCCGAGCTGATCGAGGCGGCCGGCGGGCGCACCCTCGGGTTGTTCTCCTCCACGCGCGGCGCGAACCAGGCCGCGGAGGAGCTGCGGGAGCGGTTGTCCGTGCCGGTCCTGTGTCAGGGAGAGGACTCCACCGGTCAGCTGGTCGAGAAGTTCGCGGAGGACGAGCAATCCTGCCTGTTCGGGACGCTGTCCCTGTGGCAGGGGGTCGACGTTCCCGGGCCGTCGTTGCAGTTGGTGATCGTGGACCGTATCCCCTTCCCGCGCCCCGACGACCCGCTCGCCTCGGCCCGCCAGCGGGCCGTGGCGGCCAGCGGCGGCAACGGGTTCATGGCGGTGGCGGCGACCCACGCGGCACTGTTGCTGGCCCAGGGCACCGGCAGACTGCTGCGGTCGGCCGAGGATCGGGGAGTGGTCGCCGTCCTGGACCCGCGGTTGGCCACCGCCCGCTATTCCGGGTTCCTGCGCTCCTCCCTGCCGCCGTACTGGGCGACAACCGACCCGGAGGTTCCGCGGGGAGCACTGCGCCGCCTCGCCGAGCGGACGGCTGTCGGGTAG
- a CDS encoding AI-2E family transporter: MTSPNKGGMPAWLPRAMILAVGIVLAVGVAGWLFLQLQGLLVLLLISLFLALALEPAVNWLNQHRWPRGLATGAVMLVAFGIIFSFFTVLGAMLIGQILDFADTLPAMTRELLAWVNDTFNTDFAPDTLLREVADASGRLDEYASSLAGNAWGAGTQLLVLLFNGLTIALFTFYLTADGPRFRRALCSVLPPRSQREVLRAWEIAISKTGGYIYSRALLALISMAAHYVALLVLDVHYAFALALWVGVLSQFIPTVGTYIGGAVPVLVALLQGPWPALWMLVFITLYQQLENYLLQPRITARTLDMHPAVAFGTVLAGAAVLGAPGALLALPAGASLQAFVGLYIKRYAVAEHPLLTTSGEEDSGTDRSGRKAGTAGTAAAKEPPDEDSGTSPPRRGDGPERE; this comes from the coding sequence GTGTGGCCGGCTGGTTGTTCCTGCAGCTTCAGGGGCTCCTGGTCCTCCTGCTGATCTCGCTGTTCCTCGCGCTCGCCCTGGAACCGGCGGTGAACTGGCTGAACCAGCACCGGTGGCCACGAGGGCTGGCGACCGGTGCGGTGATGCTCGTGGCCTTCGGCATCATCTTCTCGTTCTTCACCGTCCTGGGCGCGATGCTGATCGGCCAGATACTGGACTTCGCCGACACGCTGCCCGCGATGACCCGAGAGCTGCTGGCGTGGGTCAACGACACGTTCAACACCGACTTCGCCCCGGACACCCTGTTGCGGGAGGTCGCGGACGCCAGCGGGCGGCTCGACGAGTACGCGTCCAGCCTGGCCGGGAACGCGTGGGGGGCCGGCACCCAGCTCCTCGTCCTGCTGTTCAACGGGCTCACCATCGCGCTGTTCACCTTCTACCTCACCGCGGACGGCCCGCGATTCCGGCGCGCGCTGTGCTCGGTGCTTCCGCCGCGCAGCCAGCGGGAGGTGCTGCGCGCCTGGGAGATCGCGATCAGCAAGACCGGCGGCTACATCTACTCGCGGGCGCTGCTGGCGCTGATCTCCATGGCAGCGCACTATGTCGCCCTGCTGGTCCTCGACGTCCACTACGCGTTCGCGCTGGCGCTGTGGGTGGGGGTGCTGTCGCAGTTCATCCCCACGGTCGGCACGTACATCGGCGGGGCGGTACCGGTCCTGGTCGCGCTGCTCCAGGGGCCGTGGCCGGCACTGTGGATGCTGGTCTTCATCACCCTCTACCAGCAGCTGGAGAACTATCTCCTGCAGCCACGTATCACCGCCAGGACCCTGGACATGCACCCGGCGGTAGCTTTCGGGACGGTTCTCGCCGGAGCCGCGGTCCTCGGAGCGCCGGGGGCGCTGCTGGCGCTTCCCGCGGGGGCGAGCCTGCAGGCTTTCGTGGGCCTGTACATCAAGCGCTACGCGGTCGCCGAGCACCCGTTGCTCACCACTTCCGGTGAGGAGGACAGCGGTACGGACAGGTCCGGGAGGAAGGCGGGCACCGCCGGCACCGCCGCGGCGAAGGAACCCCCCGACGAGGACTCCGGAACCTCCCCTCCCCGGCGGGGCGACGGGCCGGAGAGGGAGTGA